The genomic segment GAATTGAGAGAATGTTGAAAATTAAGAGAGTTCCGACTGTCGTATCGAACTACCAGAAGGATGAGGCGGCTGATGAATCCGTTGGCTGTGGACGGAATTGCCTCGGCGCATGTTGCATTAATGGTACGTTTTGAAAGCTGAACcgtctttttttgttgttgttgttgttaaatttTACCTATTTGATTCACTTACGTTTGTTTCAGGTGCTAGGCTTCCTTTGTATGCCTGTAAGAATCTGGAAAAATCCAGAGAGAAGATTGTGGTCAGCCATGAAGCTGAAGAGCCTCCTGTGGCTTTTCTCGAGTCTCTCGTTCTCGGAGAGGTAAAAATTATTTGCATACATAGATCAAAACGAGTTTAGTGGATTCTGCTGAGTAATCATTATATTAATCAATTCTTTAATGTTTTCAGTGGGAGGATAGGTTCCAAAGAGGACTTTTCCGCTATGATGTCACTGCATGCGAAACCAAAGTAATTGTCTTTCTTATACCTTGTTTGACAATCTAGTGATGTTTGTTTCAATCCGAGATTCTGTTTTACATTGTTTCTTAAGATTGTTTTCTCTTGTTGTTATATAGGTTATCCCGGGGAAGTATGGTTTCGTTGCTCAGCTAAACGAGGGTCGTCACCTAAAGAAGAGGCCAACCGAGTTCCGTGTGGATAAGGTTTTGCAGTCATTTGATGGCAGCAAATTCAACTTCACTAAAGTTGGTCAAGAAGAGCTGCTCTTTCAGTTTGAAGCTGGCGAAGATGGTCAAGTTCAGTTCTTCCCCTGCATGCCTCTTGATCCTGAGAATTCGTTCAGTGTTGTTGCTATCAATGTAAAGAATCTTTTGCAGAGAgctctattttgttttcctttgattggttttgatagcaaaagattaattctttattgttttttttaacaggtTAGCCCGATCGAGTATGGGCATGTGCTGCTGATTCCTCGTGTTCTTGACTGCTTGCCACAGAGGATCGATCACAAAAGCCTTTTGCTTGCAGTTCACATGGCTGCTGAGGCCGCTAATCCTTACTTCAGACTAGGTTACAACAGCCTGGGTGCTTTTGCCACTATCAACCATCTTCACTTTCAGGTATACCTAATAGTGACCCATGCATAATTCCTTTTTTTCCCGGCTTATCTAAGATAACTTGTATTGATTGTTTTGGTGGTAATTTTGTTGGAAACAGGCATATTACCTGGCCATGCCTTTCCCACTTGAGAGAGCTCCTACCAAGAAGATGATAACCACTGTTAGTGGTGTGAAAATCTCAGAGCTTCTGAATTACCCTGTGAGAAGTCTTCTCTTTGAAGGTGGAAGCTCTATGCAAGACCTATCTGATACTGTGTCAGATGCCTGCGTTTGCCTCCAGAACAACAACATACCTTTCAACATCCTCATCGCTGATTGTGGAAGGCAGATCTTCGTGATGCCACAGGTATAACATTAGCTCAAACCGTTGGATCACTACATGTTTTGAATCCACCCAATAAAAGTGAATAACagtttcaatatataaattgCAGTGTTACGCAGAGAAACAGGCTCTAGGTGAAGTAAGCCCCGAGGTATTGGAAACGCAAGTGAACCCAGCCGTGTGGGAGATAAGTGGTCACATGGTGCTGAAGAGGAAAGAGGATTACGAAGGAGCTTCAGAGGAGAATGCCTGGAGGCTCCTTGCAGAAGCTTCTCTGTCAGAGGAAAGGTTTAAGGAGGTTAATACTCTCATCTTTGAAGCCATAGGTTGTAGTGACCAGGAGGAGGATCTTGAAGGAACCATAGTTCACCAGCAAATCCCTAATGGTGGTGTTAACCAGAAAAGCAATCGTATCCATGGAGGTCCGATCACAAACGGGACTGCGTCTGAGTGCATTGTCCTTCAGTGAACAATAACGTGACTTGGTTGTGTGTATGTATAATTAGAAGCCTAAATAAGCAAACTCTCTTGCTAGTTGCATTTGAAGCTTCTTGGTGTTTTAATGATGGTTGTGGGTATTTTGTGCCtagctttgcttttttttttattagtgttGTTATAAGTTCGTGTTTATGatgaatatatatgttcttctcGATGATGACTATTATTCTATAAATATGATACATTCGAAGTCGTGGTCTTAACGCTTAAGTATGTTTCCGTCTCAGCCAAGTGCGTGTATCGAAGTCTATCTAAAATCAACGTACATGTTATTCTTAACGTGTCAGAAAATGAGACAGTACTATTATAACTGCCTTACTGGTTGTTTTGAATCATCAATCATGGGTGTCTTATGTCAGTACTGGTTGTTTTGATCATGGGAGTGTCCTGTGATCATCAACCATCACAATCTCTGTTTGTTAAGCACATCGTGTATAGACAGTACTTTCGATCATGGGTGTGTCTTGTGATCATCAATCACAATCTCTGTTTGTTAAGCATATCGTGTATTAGACAGTACTTATTAGTACTGGTTGTTTTGATCATGGGTGTGTCTTGTGAGACAGTACTGGTTGTTTTGATCATGGGTGTGTCTTGTGATCATGAACCATCACAATCACTGTCTGTTAAGCACATCGTGTATAGACtacaatcacaaacaagacCAAGGTTCAAGTTACAGTATTTTGTTCCATTGTCTGAGtggattttataaattgttCGCCCATTATCTCAACGAGCTACATATTCCTTCAATAAGGGCTTTTCATCGTTTCATTTACTTGTTTTACCAATTAGTTTTATAAACCCAAGAAATTATAGATAAATCGGGTTAATAACACCTTTTAGCCCAAATAGTAGTAGTAACATAGGATGAGGATCCAAATAACAAACGAACAAAGACGAAAAATCATCCGAATGGttctttttaaccttgaatGACCATACACAATTCATAGTTTCTTCTAGAGAGATTAATAATGGccacgattaaaaaaaaaaaaaacaagtctgGAAATATCCTAATAATGCCGATAACTCCTTAAACCATTCCATATCACACAAAGCCCTACTAAAACCCGGAGGAGGAAGTGTCAAGCCATAGCCATAGCCATAGCCATAGCAACACCAGTACCACCACCGCCACCAGTCTGATGGAGCATGGCATCGATCTCATCACCGTCCTCCATGTCAAGCTGTAGTAGCATCAGGATTATTATTAGCGTTATAATGAAAAgctacaactttttttttaagagggTAAAAAAAAGAGCATGTGTAGATTGAATAATGTGTGTTATATATACCTCATCAGGGGTTTGCTCAGCGCGAAGACGACGTCCATCAAACAAGAAAGCGATGGCGTTCATGTCCTGGGATTGCCTGTCACAGTAAGCATTCATAAGCTTCTTCAGCTGAGTGCTTCTCTTGATCCTAAAAAAGACCTCGTTTCCATCCTATATGGGCAACCACATTACAAAAGTATAACACTGTTAACAAAAGTTCAGAGATAGCATAGGAAACAATAATTGAAATCttgtgtctttctttcttttgggaATTCTAAAGTCTCTCTGTTTTGGGTTAGTAAACTGAATAAGTCTCCATATCATATATAATGTGGGCTTTTACTAATGAGAATTCCAAACATAAACACCACTCAAAACTTAATAATGGCGAGAGATTACAAACTCACATCAAGCATAATAAACCAGACAATAGTTTGGCAGCATCGTTCACAAATCCTTATAACATTCAACAACTGTTTCAACTTTACCATTGCAAAATTGTGAAACACATTCAAACAACCAACAGAACTTACAAGCTCTATATACAACTCACACCTAAAATCCAAATTAGGATTGTAGAATTTCATAAACAACTTTGTccagtcaaatccaaaaaccaaaaagaaaaaaaaaaaaaaccaccaacACTGAGCTTGTTgtacgaaaccctaaaattgttAAACGAGAGAGTAGCCAAAtcggaaagaaaataaaaccctaattgcagCTACACGAGAGCTTCAAATCCGAAACCcaaatcttcaaaaacaaaaggataaaaaaagtagaaaaagaacCTGTCCCTTGACTTTGAGATTGATGTGAGCACCACCGTCTCCTGGCTTCTTATCTTCCTCCTGGGTTGCAGACATCGTTTAAGACTCTCTCGTCCGGTGCACAAATACAAAGAATTTATAGAGAACGACGAGAGAGATTCAGACTCCGATCAAACAAGATATATGaaacaaagtaaataaataacacaaaatagGACTGAAAtctggaaaataaaaagatctctctctctctctaattggcCCCCTGTGGCTTTTTGTACTTGGACGCATCGGATTCCTCTTTATCTCTTTAAAAAGTGGCGAATCGTTGTAGGGCATCTACCCTAATCTAACGGTTCATATTCTCtaggtttcttttttataaatccaacgGCTGAGAGACACTACTTCTGCGTTTTTTAGATGATATTTATGGGCTTATGAAACTTCTATTGGGCCACATCTATCTGATTCGAACCCATTAGACAATGTGATCCCATCTATTTGAAGAAACGACACAGCCATAAACAATTAAATCGANNNNNNNNNNaaaaaaaaaaaaaaaaaaaaaagattagttgaagaagataaagtGAGTCACGCTCTCTTCACAAAAAGAAAGGATTTATTTGCACATAGAAAGAACCAAGGTCTTtgttgaagaaaacaataaaccttaaaagtctttttcaaacaaattcaaaatcaacTAGTATGTTAATATTTAGAAAGTTTCTTTTACctgaattttatgtttttaagcTTTAAATAGATAATGTAAAAATACGCTTTTTcagtttatctttttttttcaacaagtCTTCCGTGTAATTAGTTATCCCACATCCCCCACTTGGCACCACTTCTTTACAcctataaatcatataaaaacgaTAGACCAGCTCCCCTCACCAGGCAAAGCACACACGCTAATCTTTCGTACGTCTCCATACCTATCAATCAAACCACAGTTCTGTTCTTGAAGAAATCAATGGCCGTTTCTTTCCTACCTTGTTTTCTCATTCTTTGCCTCTTCCCAACCATTTCCTTCACACACACTGGttagttttctcttttcttcatatTCTTCACGCTAGTTTATAGATACGTCTCTGTATCCTCATGTTCTTCTCATTTAACGTTTTTGTTTCCACAGAGTCTGGAATGATCGGAGTTAATTACGGCCGGATAGCTAACAACCTCCCGTCACCAAAGAATGTAGTAAGCCTCCTGAAATCACAAGGAATCAACCGTATCAAAATCTACGACACGGATAAAAAAGTGTTAACCGCGCTTGCAAACACCGGAATCAAAGTCATCGTCGCTCTCCCCAACGAGCTTCTCTCCTCGGCCTCATCAAACCAATCATTCGCCGACCACTGGATTCAAACCAACGTAGCTTCACACTTCCCAGCGACGGAGATCGAAGCTATCGCCGTCGGTAACGAAGTGTTCGTCGATCCCAAGAACACGACACCGTATCTCGTCCCTGCGATGAAGAACATACACACCTCTCTGGTCAAGCGTAACCTCGACAAAGCGATCAAGATCTCTTCTCCTGTTGCTCTTAGCGCGCTAGCTAATTCGTACCCGCCATCTTCCGGTTCTTTTAAACCGGAATTAATCGAACCGGTTATCAAACCGATGCTTGATCTGTTGCAAAGAACGTCGTCGTATCTCATGGTTAATGCTTACCCGTTCTTCGCTTACTCAGCGAACGCCGACAAAATCTCCTTAGACTACGCTCTGTTTCAAGAAAACGTTGGAAACATAGACTCCGGCACCGGACTGAAGTATAACAGTCTCTTCAACGCTCAACTCGACGCCGTTTACGCCGCTATGTCCGCCGTCGGATTTAACGACGTTAAGGTGATGGTGACGGAGACAGGGTGGCCTTCCGTTGGAGACGAGAACGAAATCGGTGCAAGCGAACCAAACGCGGCGGCGTATAACGTCGGACTTGTGAAGAGAGTGTTAACGGGTAACGGGACGCCGTTGAGACCGAGGGAGCCGCTTAACGTTTACCTATTCGCGTTGTTTAACGAGAACGAGAAACCAGGGCCAACGTCTGAGAGAAACTACGGGTTGTTCTACCCAAACGAAGGGAAGGTGTACGACGTTCCGTTCACCGCGAGGTCAGCGTTTCCGGTCAACGGTAAGGGAGATGAGGTTCCGGTGGTGTCGTCGACGTGGTGCGTTTCGAACGGAGAGATGGCGAGGGATAGGCTTCAGGCGGCTCTTGATTACGCTTGCGGAGAAGGAGGAGCTGATTGCCGTCCGATTCAGCCGGGTGCCACGTGTTATCATCCTGAGACGTTAGAAGCGCATGCTTCGTACGCTTTCAACAGTTACTATCAGAAGAACGCGCGTCGTGTTGGTACGTGCTACTTTGGTGGAGCTGCTCACGTCGTCACGCAACCTCCTCGTACGTTAATCTTATCATCCCTTTTCTCtatattatcaaatttattATCATATGATTACATTTATTTTGATTGAATTGAATTTAGAATCAAGTGTTAATNAACGAGAACCAGAAACCAGGGCCAACGTCTGAGAGAAACTACGGGTTGTTCTACCCAAACGAAGGGAAGGTGTACGACGTTCCGTTCACCGCGAGGTCAACGTTTCCGGTCAACGGTAAGGGAGATGAGGTCCCGGTGTCGACGTGGTGCGTTTCGAACGGAGAGATGGCGAGGGATAGGCTTCAGGCGGCTCTTGATTACGCTTGCGGAGAAGGAGGAGCTGATTGCCGTCCGATTCAGCCGGGTGCCACGTGTTATCATCCTGAGACGTTAGAAGCGCATGCTTCGTACGCTTTCAACAGTTACTATCAGAAGAACGCGCGTCGTGTTGGTACGTGCTACTTTGGTGGAGCTGCTCACGTCGTCACGCAACCTCCTCGTACGTTAATCTTATCATCCCTTTTCTCtatattatcaaatttattATCATATGATTACATTTATTTTGATTGAATTGAATTTAGAATCAAGTGTTAATTCATGAACTGGTATtcaaaaaaagctaaaaaggtGAAATATTGTGGCAATATGGTTTAGTAGTTGGCAGTTGCGAAAGTTCAGCTATATCGTGTTCTCTTTAATTGCGTTTTAGAATTTTAAGATGTTCACGTTCTATCGTGTCTTCATAGTTATAACTGTAAGATATGAtgatgtttaatattttatatcattctAATTAATATGAATTTGGTTGATTGCAGGATTTGGGAAATGTGAGTTTCCCACCGGACAGTGAGGACTGAGGAGTAGTAGTTAGCggcatttgtttattttctgcCTTTATTTAATTAGCTAGCGCAGTGAGGTTTTATTATAAGACGTTTGTGTTTAGAATAGtcatatgtttttatattttgcagccataaagaaaacagaaaattaagAAGTACTTGTAAAATAATGAAACCAGCTCATTTATTAAAAGAGACATTATATATGTACGTTTAGAGTATTATTAGACATTATCATGTACATGTGTTTAGAGTATTCTATCTCTCTTTTAAGAAATGAGCTAGATAGTAATAGTACGTAACATTGTATTTAAGCCATATAACGTAGAAACATTAACATGaaactattattatttcaaattttcaaacattaataaactaaaccaaaaatcaaactagaaTCTCAATTAGTATGAGTTtgattataaatactaaaataaattggtaTATAAACATAACCcacacgtatgtgcgggtccgaacctagtactttttaatttagaatgatatgatatatttattatctTAAAAGGAGCTTCACATTGAGTTAAAATGAGTTAAACTCGAGAATCAAGATCTCGTTAATTTCGTTGTTGTATAATGGATGAAATCTTTTACATTAGCATAGAAGGGGATGAGATTTAGTACCGGGGATGGAATCTTTTCCATAATctcaactaaataaatattatcctTTTCTGTCTAACTATTTTGAGATATcatataaacaagtaaaaacACCAATACATCATCAACCCAACATGGATAATGAACAAATCATCGTTGAAAAGATGAATGAACCGCTTCTAGTGACCTTAACCGATACCGAACAAGTCCCGGACCTCCGACCAATATCATCACCGAACGCCCAAGAATCCGAACCAGCTAACATCTCACAGTGGTCAANAGAATCTCAATTAGTATGAGTTtgattataaatactaaaataaattggtaTATAAACATAACCcacacgtatgtgcgggtccgaacctagtactttttaatttagaatgatattatatatttattatcttaAAAGGAGCTTCACATTGAGTTAAAATGAGTTAAACTCGAGAATCAAGATCTCGTTAATTTCGTTGTTGTATAATGGATGAAATCTTTTACATTAGCATAGAAGGGGATGAGATTTAGTACCGGGGATGGAATCTTTTCCATAATctcaactaaataaatattatcctTTTCTGTCTAACTATTTTGAGATATcatataaacaagtaaaaacACCAATACATCATCAACCCAACATGGATAATGAACAAATCATCGTTGAAAAGATGAATGAACCGCTTCTAGTGACCTTAACCGATACCGAACAAGTCCCGGACCTCCGACCAATATCATCACCGAACGCCCAAGAATCCGAACCAGCTAACATCTCACAGTGGTCAATAGTCTTCAAACTCTTTCTAGCCATCACGATCATCGGTCCTTTCATCATATGTGTCTCGTTTATCATATGGATTACTCCAACTCCACCCACCGTACAGGTACACTCCATGCATATATCATTCGCCAATCACAATCTCCCGGTATGGTCCGCAATGTTCTCCATCAAAAACCCTAACGAGAAACTCCACGTCACGTACGAGAATCCCTCAGTGTGGCTGGTTCACCGGAGAAGGCTCGTATCAACGGTAAGAGCCGATTCGTTC from the Camelina sativa cultivar DH55 chromosome 12, Cs, whole genome shotgun sequence genome contains:
- the LOC104730707 gene encoding uncharacterized protein LOC104730707, whose product is MDNEQIIVEKMNEPLLVTLTDTEQVPDLRPISSPNAQESEPANISQWSIVFKLFLAITIIGPFIICVSFIIWITPTPPTVQVHSMHISFANHNLPVWSAMFSIKNPNEKLHVTYENPSVWLVHRRRLVSTVRADSFGQKGGEENEVIVKGDETKVIDEEAAWEMEDEVAVTGDVVGLDMVFFVRVGFSPGASALWGKQYMSAVCENVMRAKLPNVDDKIYGTNRSSFSFDGRLECRVRLPKYP
- the LOC104730705 gene encoding small ubiquitin-related modifier 1, with amino-acid sequence MSATQEEDKKPGDGGAHINLKVKGQDGNEVFFRIKRSTQLKKLMNAYCDRQSQDMNAIAFLFDGRRLRAEQTPDELDMEDGDEIDAMLHQTGGGGGTGVAMAMAMAMA
- the LOC104730704 gene encoding GDP-L-galactose phosphorylase 1 yields the protein MLKIKRVPTVVSNYQKDEAADESVGCGRNCLGACCINGARLPLYACKNLEKSREKIVVSHEAEEPPVAFLESLVLGEWEDRFQRGLFRYDVTACETKVIPGKYGFVAQLNEGRHLKKRPTEFRVDKVLQSFDGSKFNFTKVGQEELLFQFEAGEDGQVQFFPCMPLDPENSFSVVAINVSPIEYGHVLLIPRVLDCLPQRIDHKSLLLAVHMAAEAANPYFRLGYNSLGAFATINHLHFQAYYLAMPFPLERAPTKKMITTVSGVKISELLNYPVRSLLFEGGSSMQDLSDTVSDACVCLQNNNIPFNILIADCGRQIFVMPQCYAEKQALGEVSPEVLETQVNPAVWEISGHMVLKRKEDYEGASEENAWRLLAEASLSEERFKEVNTLIFEAIGCSDQEEDLEGTIVHQQIPNGGVNQKSNRIHGGPITNGTASECIVLQ
- the LOC104730706 gene encoding glucan endo-1,3-beta-glucosidase 12-like, which produces MAVSFLPCFLILCLFPTISFTHTESGMIGVNYGRIANNLPSPKNVVSLLKSQGINRIKIYDTDKKVLTALANTGIKVIVALPNELLSSASSNQSFADHWIQTNVASHFPATEIEAIAVGNEVFVDPKNTTPYLVPAMKNIHTSLVKRNLDKAIKISSPVALSALANSYPPSSGSFKPELIEPVIKPMLDLLQRTSSYLMVNAYPFFAYSANADKISLDYALFQENVGNIDSGTGLKYNSLFNAQLDAVYAAMSAVGFNDVKVMVTETGWPSVGDENEIGASEPNAAAYNVGLVKRVLTGNGTPLRPREPLNVYLFALFNENEKPGPTSERNYGLFYPNEGKVYDVPFTARSAFPVNGKGDEVPVVSSTSTFPVNGKGDEVPVSTWCVSNGEMARDRLQAALDYACGEGGADCRPIQPGATCYHPETLEAHASYAFNSYYQKNARRVGTCYFGGAAHVVTQPPRFGKCEFPTGQ